In one Arachis duranensis cultivar V14167 chromosome 9, aradu.V14167.gnm2.J7QH, whole genome shotgun sequence genomic region, the following are encoded:
- the LOC107464419 gene encoding serine/threonine-protein kinase D6PK-like — protein MERVAELKAPPRTLPTLVEVSNANMATAKEAGQRRNGPEVVSVRVNYGREVNQLSKARDMPAMRLASIREVAQLSNARFFLERDDMVFESRSSEESLCFAPAPPGMWKGKASLLEPEELVLDFDSLKGSSDSLEDSGSSSFAGASHPPEPVDTDLMRTVYVPIGQGKAEARCLMKSMSMKGPFIEDLSIHVPAKKPSPAVVSPEESLVEEFNDMRHVSSPIWGPRESQNTENSILPADSEEKECVWDASLPPSGNVSPLSSIDSTGIVRAMSIVNSCASTYRSDAMTSDGMLSLDRNCDSTKGSIRGDSLESAKTSASRPSDSSGLSDDSNWSNITGSANKPHKGNDPRWNAILAIRLRDGILGMSHFRLLKRLGCGDIGSVYLSELSGTRCYFAMKVMDKASLAVRKKLTRAQTEREILQLLDHPFLPTLYTHFETDRFSCLVMEYCPGGDLHSLRQRQPGKHFSEYAARFYAAEVLLALEYLHMLGVVYRDLKPENVLVRDDGHIMLSDFDLSLRCTFSPTLIRTSDGDPKRGGAFCVQPVCIEPSSACIQPACFIPRLFPQKNKKSRKPRVEPGLPSSTMPELVAEPTQARSMSFVGTHEYLAPEIIKGEGHGSAVDWWTFGIFLHELLYGKTPFKGSGNRATLFNVVGQQLRFPESPATSYASRDLIRGLLVKEPQNRLGVKRGATEIKQHPFFEGVNWALIRCSTPPEVPRPVETEPPPKFAPIDNTAAAAAAAVSSTSKRMVGTEMRPEGKFLDFEFF, from the exons ATGGAGAGGGTTGCAGAGCTGAAGGCACCTCCACGGACCTTGCCTACACTGGTGGAGGTATCAAATGCAAACATGGCTACAGCAAAGGAGGCTGGTCAGAGACGAAATGGGCCGGAGGTTGTAAGTGTTCGTGTGAATTATGGAAGAGAAGTGAATCAGTTGTCAAAAGCCAGGGATATGCCTGCTATGCGTCTGGCTTCCATCAGAGAAGTGGCTCAGTTGTCAAATGCACGATTCTTTTTGGAAAGAGATGATATGGTATTCGAATCTCGGAGCTCTGAAGAATCTCTCTGTTTTGCCCCGGCACCCCCTGGAATGTGGAAAGGAAAGGCCTCTTTACTAGAACCAGAAGAACTGGTGCTTGATTTTGACTCATTGAAGGGAAGCAGTGATTCATTGGAGGACAGTGGTTCTAGTTCATTTGCCGGTGCTAGTCATCCGCCGGAACCTGTTGATACAGATCTTATGAGAACGGTCTATGTACCAATAGGTCAAGGCAAAGCTGAGGCTAGATGCTTAATGAAGAGCATGTCCATGAAGGGTCCTTTCATAGAAGATCTCTCAATTCATGTTCCTGCAAAGAAACCAAGCCCAGCTGTTGTATCCCCTGAAGAAAGTCTTGTTGAAGAATTTAATGACATGAGACATGTATCCTCACCAATTTGGGGTCCTCGAGAATCACAGAATACCGAGAACTCTATACTCCCTGCAGATTCTGAGGAAAAGGAATGTGTTTGGGATGCTTCTTTGCCTCCTAGTGGCAATGTGAGTCCACTTAGCAGCATTGATAGCACCGGCATTGTCAGAGCAATGAGCATCGTTAATAGTTGTGCAAGTACATATCGGAGTGACGCAATGACTAGTGATGGCATGCTTAGTTTAGACAGAAACTGTGATAGTACTAAAGGGAGTATAAGGGGGGATTCGCTGGAGAGTGCGAAAACTAGTGCTAGTCGGCCAAGTGATAGCAGTGGCCTTAGTGATGACAGCAACTGGAGCAACATCACTGGTAGTGCCAATAAGCCTCACAAAGGAAATGATCCTAGGTGGAATGCTATCCTTGCCATCCGATTAAGGGATGGAATTCTAGGCATGAGTCACTTCAGGTTACTCAAACGACTTGGCTGTGGAGATATTGGAAGTGTGTATCTCTCGGAGCTGAGTGGAACACGCTGTTATTTTGCGATGAAAGTTATGGATAAAGCGTCCCTAGCAGTCAGAAAGAAGCTCACTAGAGCACAGACAGAGAGGGAGATACTGCAGTTGCTGGATCATCCATTTCTACCAACTTTGTATACACATTTTGAGACTGACAGATTCTCCTGTTTGGTGATGGAATACTGTCCTGGCGGTGATTTACACAGTTTAAGGCAGCGCCAACCTGGGAAACATTTCTCAGAATATGCTGCACG CTTTTATGCCGCGGAGGTGTTGCTCGCTCTTGAATATCTTCACATGCTTGGAGTTGTATATAGGGACCTTAAACCTGAAAATGTGTTGGTCCGGGATGATGGTCACATAATGCTATCCGATTTTGATCTCTCCCTTAGATGCACCTTTTCTCCAACTCTTATTAGAACTTCTGATGGTGATCCCAAACGAGGTGGTGCATTTTGTGTCCAACCTGTTTGTATTGAACCATCATCAGCATGCATCCAACCTGCATGTTTCATTCCTAGACTCTTCCctcagaaaaacaaaaagtcacGGAAACCCAGAGTCGAGCCTGGTTTGCCGTCCAGTACAATGCCAGAGCTTGTAGCCGAGCCAACTCAAGCTCGGTCTATGTCCTTTGTTGGAACCCACGAATACCTTGCCCCCGAGATCATTAAAGGAGAAGGTCATGGCAGTGCAGTTGATTGGTGGACATTTGGAATATTCTTGCATGAGCTATTATATGGCAAAACTCCTTTCAAAGGATCAGGAAACAGAGCTACACTCTTCAATGTAGTAGGCCAGCAGCTCAGGTTTCCCGAATCGCCAGCAACTAGTTATGCCAGCAGGGATCTGATCCGAGGATTGCTGGTGAAGGAGCCGCAGAATCGTCTTGGAGTTAAAAGAGGCGCAACCGAGATCAAGCAGCACCCCTTCTTTGAAGGTGTGAACTGGGCATTGATTAGGTGCAGCACGCCGCCGGAAGTGCCAAGACCAGTGGAAACTGAGCCGCCACCGAAGTTCGCACCCATTGATAatactgctgctgctgctgctgctgcagtTAGCAGCACTAGTAAGAGGATGGTAGGAACTGAGATGAGACCTGAGGGTAAATTTCTGGACTTTGAGTTCTTTTAG
- the LOC107464418 gene encoding nitrate regulatory gene2 protein translates to MGCTASKLDNEETVRRCKERRRLMKEAVLARHHLAAAHSDYCRSLRLTGDALCTFPSATITSSKLPTNLTPRTTTAAVTTTTKRRRKPPPKLPHILSESSPCSTPRSQSSNFPNTFFPTAYSTYSTSPSQESSVWNWDNFYPPPSPPGSEYFRSKQNQNQNLDQNRNIPNHAPLALDSEDSDSESLESESEYNYFHSEPQQNLNKTKSVRSLQQNQLETEGFDTERSEYSYLRRKPEARPEPEPGYRFREEFTEAEREEVQCSDWGDRYSDGSSSEEGNDLRSSVRAESVAGVGAGGGAVKTPVPPAAVAAGKVDEKRRVGEGGDTTSESYRSAAAEAEEAVGVKKVVVRHKDLKEIVEAIRDYFEKAAGAGDQLSEMLEISKEQLDRSFKQLRKTVYHSTSLFSNLSSNWTSKPPLVVKYRLDPSSLAGPGGSKSLCSTLERLLAWEKKLYQEVKAREGVKIEHEKKLSALQSRECKGGDETKIDKTKASITRLQSLIVVTSQAVSTTSTAINGLRDSDLVPQLVELCHGVMYMWKSMHQYHEIQSNIVQQVRGLVNRSSRGHSTSELHRQATRDLESAVTAWHASFCRLVKFQRDFILSLHGWFKLNLIPVNNDNKNTEPSDVFTFCDEWKLALDRVPDTVASEAIKSFINVVHVIYVKQSEELKSKKRTDTASKALEKKSSSLRNIEKKFYNSYSTVGISIPNSLPDDGPGLDARDPLAEKKQELAACQRHVEDEMVRHSKAVEVTRAMTLNNLQTGLPGVFQALSSFSSLFTEILESVCARSYAIK, encoded by the exons ATGGGTTGTACGGCGTCGAAGCTGGACAACGAGGAGACCGTTCGCCGCTGCAAGGAGCGCCGCCGTCTCATGAAAGAGGCTGTGCTTGCGCGTCACCACCTCGCCGCCGCTCACTCCGACTACTGTCGTTCCCTCCGCCTCACTGGTGACGCCCTCTGCACCTTCCCCTCCGCCACCATAACAAGCTCCAAACTCCCTACCAACCTCACTCCCCGTACCACCACTGCCGCCGTTACCACGACGACCAAGCGCCGGCGCAAGCCACCGCCGAAGCTTCCACACATACTCTCAGAATCAAGCCCATGTTCAACTCCTAGAAGCCAATCATCTAATTTCCCGAACACGTTCTTCCCCACAGCTTACTCTACCTACTCAACTTCACCTTCTCAAGAATCTTCTGTTTGGAACTGGGATAACTTTTACCCTCCCCCTTCTCCTCCTGGTTCTGAATATTTCCGCtccaaacagaatcagaatcagaatcttGACCAGAATCGGAATATTCCCAATCACGCTCCACTAGCACTGGATTCAGAAGATTCCGACTCGGAGTCGTTAGAATCTGAATCGGAATACAACTACTTCCACTCTGAGCCGCAACAGAATCTCAACAAAACTAAAAGTGTTCGTTCTCTGCAACAGAATCAGTTGGAAACTGAGGGTTTTGATACTGAGAGATCAGAATACAGTTATTTAAGAAGAAAACCCGAAGCAAGACCCGAACCCGAACCTGGTTACCGTTTCCGTGAGGAGTTCACTGAGGCGGAGCGAGAGGAGGTTCAGTGCAGCGACTGGGGTGACCGTTACAGCGACGGGAGCTCTTCGGAAGAGGGAAATGATCTGCGGTCGTCGGTGAGAGCAGAGTCCGTCGCCGGCGTCGGCGCAGGTGGTGGTGCTGTCAAGACTCCGGTTCCTCCAGCGGCGGTGGCAGCGGGCAAGGTGGACGAGAAGCGCCGTGTTGGTGAGGGTGGAGACACGACGTCAGAGAGTTACCGGAGTGCGGCGGCGGAGGCGGAGGAGGCGGTGGGAGTGAAGAAGGTGGTGGTGAGGCACAAGGACCTGAAGGAGATTGTTGAAGCAATTAGGGATTACTTCGAGAAAGCGGCAGGCGCCGGAGACCAGCTGTCGGAGATGCTGGAGATCAGTAAGGAGCAGCTTGATCGGAGTTTCAAGCAATTGAGGA AAACTGTGTATCACTCAACCAGTTTATTTAGCAACCTGAGCTCAAATTGGACCTCAAAACCGCCATTAGTGGTTAAGTACCGGCTCGACCCCAGTTCACTTGCTGGACCAGGCGGTTCAAAGAGTTTGTGTTCCACTTTGGAAAGGCTTCTGGCTTGGGAGAAGAAGCTCTATCAGGAGGTTAAG GCAAGAGAAGGTGTGAAGATTGAGCACGAAAAGAAATTGTCAGCTCTGCAGAGTCGAGAATGCAAAGGGGGCGATGAAACAAAGATAGACAAAACTAAAGCTTCCATAACAAGGTTGCAATCACTGATTGTTGTCACATCTCAGGCTGTGTCTACCACCTCAACTGCCATTAATGGCCTCAGGGACTCTGATCTTGTTCCTCAGCTTGTTGAGCTTTGTCATGG TGTAATGTACATGTGGAAATCAATGCACCAGTACCATGAAATTCAAAGCAACATTGTGCAGCAAGTCCGTGGCCTTGTGAATCGATCATCCAGAGGTCACTCGACATCTGAACTGCACAGGCAGGCAACTCGGGATCTTGAATCGGCTGTGACAGCTTGGCATGCCAGTTTTTGCCGCCTTGTTAAATTTCAACGCGACTTCATCCTTTCGCTACACGGCTGGTTCAAGCTAAACCTTATTCCTGTCAATAATGACAACAAAAATACAGAACCATCTGATGTGTTCACCTTTTGTGATGAATGGAAGCTTGCTCTTGACCGGGTCCCAGACACGGTTGCGTCCGAGGCCATCAAAAGCTTCATCAATGTTGTCCATGTAATATATGTCAAGCAATCTGAAGAGCTCAAGAGTAAAAAGCGAACCGATACAGCATCCAAAGCTCTTGAGAAAAAATCTTCGTCTCTAAGAAACATAGAGAAGAAGTTTTACAACTCATATTCTACAGTAGGAATCAGCATCCCCAACTCTCTGCCCGATGACGGACCTGGCTTGGATGCACGAGACCCGCTCGCCGAGAAGAAACAAGAGCTAGCGGCCTGCCAGAGGCATGTGGAAGACGAAATGGTAAGGCATTCGAAGGCCGTGGAGGTGACGAGAGCCATGACACTCAACAATCTTCAGACAGGTTTGCCTGGAGTTTTTCAGGCATTGTCAAGTTTTTCTTCCTTATTCACTGAGATTCTTGAGTCAGTTTGTGCCCGTTCATATGCCATCAAGTAG